A genomic region of Halostagnicola larsenii XH-48 contains the following coding sequences:
- a CDS encoding ParA family protein, translating into METSIETPQAVSVVILKGGVGKSTTSMNLARQLAEHGQTLFADLDPNGHATNGLGFEDAYQNTTNLGDVILEGDATPGDIIQTTDHGFDLLPSSNTLEDVEKDLAGAMQGSARVKSKIVDPLLGEEYDFVVFDCPAYPGMLNNNALVATGNVIIPIEPGSSAIGGYKRTMERLIEPAREYIDVDVLAVVPNKLSDRIDQQTEDRELLENLNTASYEVNDGQSLQEVVPTFARITAEEFDRIDAGEMQAPKPGIRHRSALSRSLQENQPLQEYDPDSDQIQYYQELAEIVANGGVNR; encoded by the coding sequence ATGGAAACGAGTATAGAAACTCCGCAAGCCGTAAGCGTAGTTATCCTAAAGGGAGGAGTTGGAAAATCAACGACGTCAATGAACCTCGCCCGTCAGTTGGCAGAACACGGCCAAACATTATTTGCAGACCTCGATCCGAACGGGCATGCAACGAACGGGCTAGGGTTCGAAGACGCATACCAGAACACGACGAATCTTGGTGATGTAATCCTTGAGGGGGATGCGACACCTGGCGATATTATACAAACAACCGATCACGGCTTCGATCTACTCCCCTCATCGAACACTCTCGAGGATGTCGAGAAGGATTTGGCCGGGGCAATGCAGGGATCGGCCAGAGTCAAATCGAAAATCGTCGATCCGCTCCTTGGTGAGGAGTATGACTTCGTGGTATTTGACTGTCCGGCGTATCCGGGCATGCTCAACAATAATGCGCTCGTCGCAACGGGGAACGTCATTATCCCGATCGAACCCGGCTCGAGCGCGATCGGTGGGTACAAACGGACAATGGAACGACTCATCGAGCCAGCACGTGAATATATCGACGTGGACGTACTCGCGGTGGTCCCGAACAAGCTCTCAGATCGAATCGACCAGCAGACAGAAGATCGTGAATTGCTCGAGAATTTGAATACGGCAAGCTACGAGGTCAACGACGGCCAATCACTCCAAGAAGTGGTGCCGACATTTGCCCGTATTACGGCTGAGGAATTCGATCGAATCGATGCGGGTGAAATGCAGGCCCCAAAACCCGGAATTCGACACCGATCAGCGCTATCGCGGTCACTACAAGAAAACCAGCCACTGCAGGAGTATGATCCAGATAGCGACCAGATTCAGTACTACCAAGAACTCGCTGAGATCGTCGCGAATGGAGGGGTCAATCGATGA
- a CDS encoding heavy metal translocating P-type ATPase, which produces MSQRKSQINVQGMSCANCSQTISDAVSSLDGVSEAKINFATDEGSVAYDPEEVSLGEIFDTIEEAGYSPVTDSITIPITDMSCANCSETIQDTLEETPGVVAADANFATDEAQVTYNPAEANLGDFYDAIEDAGYSPVREDAETDDGSGGDAREAARQEEVRRQLRLTLFGAVLSLPLLVFMAEHLLELGLIGDELFGLSSGWIMFALATPVQLVLGKPFYENSYKALVKNGRANMDVLIALGSTTAYVYSVAVLLGTIAGGLYFDTAAFILVFITLGNYLEARSKGQAGEALRKLLEMEADTATVIDEGGNEEEIPLEDVEVGDRMKVRPGEQIPTDGVVVDGQSAVDESMVTGESVPVEKGEGDEVVGSTINENGVLVIEATKVGSDTALQQIVQTVKEAQSRQPDIQNLADRISAYFVPAVIVNALIWGVVWSLFPTTLAGFVDALPLWGLVAGGPVAAGGVSVFEFAIIVFASSVLIACPCALGLATPAATMVGTTLGAQNGVLFKGGDVLERAKDVDTVVFDKTGTLTQGEMELTDVVVFGDDGQPVADGGERTDGGTPSADGGQLTAAERLSEDDVLRLAAIAESGSEHPLARAIVDGAEDRGIDVSDPDGFENVPGHGVKATVNGNEVLVGNRKLLRDNGIDPAPAQGTMERLESEGKTAMLVGYEGELVGVVADADTVKESAKDAVSQLQERGVDVMMITGDNERTARAVAEQVEIDPENVRAEVLPEDKSDAVESIQESGRKAMMVGDGVNDAPALAVAYVGTAIGSGTDVAIEAADVTLMRDDPVDVVKAIRISDATLQKIKQNLVWALGYNTAMIPLASLGLLQPVLAAVAMAFSSVSVLSNSLLFRRYTPDHDYKLLGRLR; this is translated from the coding sequence ATGAGTCAGCGAAAAAGCCAAATCAATGTTCAGGGGATGAGTTGTGCGAACTGTTCGCAAACCATCTCCGATGCCGTCAGCTCGCTCGACGGCGTCTCGGAGGCGAAGATCAACTTCGCCACCGACGAGGGATCGGTAGCGTACGACCCCGAGGAGGTCTCACTCGGTGAGATATTCGACACGATCGAGGAAGCAGGCTACTCGCCAGTGACGGACTCGATCACGATCCCGATCACCGATATGTCGTGTGCGAACTGCTCGGAGACGATACAGGACACACTCGAAGAGACGCCGGGCGTCGTCGCCGCCGACGCCAACTTCGCGACCGACGAAGCACAGGTCACGTACAACCCCGCCGAAGCGAATCTGGGGGACTTCTACGACGCCATCGAAGACGCTGGCTACTCGCCTGTCCGAGAGGACGCCGAGACTGACGATGGCTCAGGCGGCGATGCCCGAGAAGCCGCCCGGCAAGAAGAGGTCCGTCGGCAACTCCGGCTGACGCTGTTCGGTGCCGTACTGTCCCTTCCCCTGCTGGTGTTCATGGCTGAGCACCTGCTGGAACTCGGGCTCATCGGAGACGAACTCTTCGGCCTTTCGTCTGGATGGATCATGTTCGCACTAGCGACGCCCGTCCAGTTGGTGCTCGGCAAGCCGTTCTACGAGAACTCCTACAAGGCGCTCGTCAAGAACGGCCGCGCCAACATGGACGTGCTGATCGCGCTGGGCTCGACGACCGCGTACGTCTACTCCGTGGCAGTCTTGCTCGGCACCATCGCTGGCGGGCTGTACTTCGACACGGCGGCGTTTATCCTGGTGTTCATCACGCTCGGCAACTACCTCGAGGCCCGCTCGAAGGGCCAGGCCGGCGAGGCGCTCCGGAAACTCCTCGAGATGGAGGCAGACACCGCTACCGTCATTGACGAGGGTGGAAACGAGGAAGAGATCCCGCTCGAGGATGTCGAGGTCGGCGACCGGATGAAGGTCCGGCCCGGCGAGCAGATCCCCACCGACGGCGTCGTCGTCGACGGCCAGTCGGCAGTCGACGAGTCGATGGTGACCGGCGAGTCCGTCCCCGTCGAGAAGGGCGAGGGCGACGAGGTGGTCGGGTCGACTATCAACGAGAACGGTGTGCTCGTCATCGAGGCGACGAAGGTCGGCTCGGATACGGCGCTCCAGCAGATCGTGCAAACGGTGAAGGAAGCACAGTCCCGCCAGCCCGATATCCAGAACCTCGCGGACCGCATCTCCGCGTACTTCGTCCCTGCAGTCATCGTGAACGCCCTGATCTGGGGCGTCGTCTGGTCTCTGTTCCCCACGACTCTCGCGGGCTTCGTCGACGCGCTCCCGCTGTGGGGCCTCGTCGCAGGTGGCCCCGTCGCCGCTGGCGGCGTCTCGGTCTTCGAGTTCGCGATCATCGTCTTCGCCTCATCGGTGCTGATCGCCTGTCCCTGTGCGCTGGGCCTCGCGACGCCCGCCGCGACGATGGTCGGGACGACCCTCGGTGCACAGAACGGCGTCCTGTTCAAGGGCGGCGACGTCCTCGAACGCGCGAAGGACGTCGATACGGTCGTCTTCGACAAGACCGGGACGCTCACGCAAGGCGAGATGGAGTTGACCGATGTCGTCGTCTTCGGTGACGACGGCCAGCCCGTCGCAGATGGTGGTGAGCGAACCGACGGGGGGACTCCCAGCGCTGATGGGGGCCAACTGACTGCTGCTGAGCGGCTCAGCGAGGACGACGTGCTTCGGCTCGCGGCAATCGCTGAAAGTGGGAGCGAACACCCGCTCGCCCGCGCCATCGTCGACGGAGCGGAAGATCGCGGTATCGACGTGAGTGACCCCGACGGCTTCGAGAACGTCCCCGGTCACGGCGTCAAAGCGACTGTTAACGGCAACGAGGTGCTGGTCGGCAACCGGAAGCTCCTGCGTGACAATGGGATCGACCCCGCGCCCGCGCAGGGGACGATGGAGCGCCTCGAGAGCGAGGGCAAGACGGCGATGCTAGTTGGCTACGAAGGAGAACTCGTGGGCGTGGTCGCCGACGCCGACACGGTCAAGGAGAGTGCGAAGGACGCGGTCAGCCAACTCCAGGAGCGGGGTGTCGACGTAATGATGATCACCGGCGACAACGAGCGGACGGCCCGCGCCGTCGCTGAGCAGGTCGAGATCGACCCCGAGAACGTCCGCGCGGAGGTCCTTCCCGAAGACAAGTCCGACGCCGTGGAATCCATTCAGGAAAGCGGTCGAAAGGCGATGATGGTCGGTGACGGCGTCAACGACGCGCCAGCGCTCGCGGTTGCGTACGTCGGCACGGCCATTGGGTCGGGCACGGACGTCGCCATCGAGGCCGCCGACGTCACCCTGATGCGTGACGATCCGGTGGACGTCGTGAAGGCGATCCGCATCTCGGACGCGACGCTCCAGAAGATCAAGCAGAACCTCGTGTGGGCGCTGGGGTACAACACTGCGATGATCCCGCTGGCTTCGCTCGGCCTGCTCCAGCCCGTGCTCGCCGCCGTCGCGATGGCGTTCTCGAGCGTATCGGTGCTGTCGAACAGCCTGCTGTTCCGGCGGTACACGCCGGACCACGACTACAAGCTACTCGGCCGCCTTCGCTAA
- a CDS encoding AsnC family transcriptional regulator, with the protein MHNLDETDLEILQLLMSNARRPYSDIADTVGLSAPAVSDRVARLEEMGIINRFTLDVDRSQLRGGIPVLITLDIASAGPGVSSIKADLLDDGAVEHVFTTAEADLIIYAKVPDNDIASWLADTIDADAFDDFGVTLLAGADWAPDLGGTEFALTCAQCGNTVDSEGTATRIDGESYQFCCPSCETRFTEKYDRLQQGAE; encoded by the coding sequence ATGCACAACCTCGACGAAACCGACCTCGAGATCCTCCAGTTACTGATGTCGAACGCTCGTCGGCCGTACAGTGACATCGCGGATACCGTCGGGCTCTCGGCCCCGGCCGTGTCGGATCGGGTAGCGAGATTAGAGGAGATGGGTATCATCAATCGGTTCACGCTTGATGTCGATCGCTCGCAACTCCGAGGCGGTATTCCGGTGTTGATTACACTCGATATCGCCTCAGCGGGCCCCGGTGTTTCGTCGATCAAAGCAGACCTCCTGGACGACGGCGCAGTCGAACACGTGTTCACCACGGCCGAAGCCGACCTGATCATCTACGCCAAAGTCCCGGACAACGACATCGCCAGCTGGCTTGCAGATACTATCGATGCGGACGCGTTCGACGACTTCGGGGTGACACTCCTGGCAGGGGCTGACTGGGCACCCGACTTAGGCGGTACAGAGTTTGCCCTCACCTGCGCTCAGTGCGGGAATACGGTCGACAGCGAGGGAACGGCGACCCGTATCGACGGAGAGTCGTACCAGTTCTGTTGTCCGTCGTGTGAGACTCGATTTACGGAGAAATACGACCGACTTCAGCAGGGTGCTGAGTGA
- a CDS encoding M81 family metallopeptidase has protein sequence MPTKTVLLGSIYHETNTFAPGYTTREDFQDHKEYFGDEIIEEFHGTNTEIGGIINLAEQSNINLFLSLSVSAMPGATIARDTFDFYQEKLLSDIRQHKNELDGVILPLHGAMVVEGLQDGEGVLISNIREIIEDHVPIIVTLDLHGNITDKLVHHADALIAYETYPHIDKAKTGKRGLDCLLQIIHGEIIPVMSIERPPLSPVTPTQNTREGPMAEVMEFARKLEEQDSIVKVNVLPGFSRSDVPAMGFSVPVVADDDLEAAKNASRDLAEMVWEMHEEFVMDFPTPPEAVSEAIDYIEGSTGSTDPVVLADVGDNPGGGGTADGTAVLRELIEQGADNTGVAIIRDPAVVESCIQSGVGKKVTVTLGGKTDDRHGEPIVDLDGYVKTITDGKFLNYGPKSTGAKNDMGRTVLLECQQKNDVQIIVTEKRLQPADTEIWRHVGTQPERFDILLVKSTNHFRADYEPRASRVIPVNSPGLAAMDPRQFNHRNLKRQIYPICEEDEIQYPN, from the coding sequence GTGCCAACCAAAACCGTGTTGCTGGGCAGCATATATCATGAAACAAATACATTCGCACCAGGGTATACGACCAGAGAGGACTTCCAAGACCATAAGGAATATTTTGGCGATGAAATTATTGAGGAGTTCCACGGTACAAACACTGAAATAGGCGGTATCATTAATTTAGCCGAGCAATCGAATATCAATTTATTCCTCTCGCTTTCCGTAAGCGCAATGCCAGGTGCGACAATAGCACGTGATACATTCGATTTCTATCAGGAAAAGCTACTCTCAGATATTCGTCAACACAAAAATGAACTCGACGGAGTTATATTACCGCTTCATGGTGCGATGGTCGTTGAAGGACTCCAAGATGGGGAAGGAGTACTTATATCCAATATCCGTGAAATTATCGAAGATCATGTCCCGATTATTGTGACATTGGATCTCCACGGGAATATAACAGATAAACTCGTCCATCATGCGGACGCCCTCATTGCCTATGAAACATACCCGCATATAGACAAGGCAAAAACTGGGAAACGAGGCCTGGATTGTTTATTGCAAATTATTCATGGGGAAATTATCCCCGTCATGTCTATTGAGCGTCCCCCACTGAGTCCGGTTACACCAACTCAAAATACACGTGAGGGGCCGATGGCAGAAGTTATGGAATTTGCTCGTAAATTAGAAGAGCAAGATTCGATAGTAAAGGTCAACGTACTGCCCGGATTTAGCCGCAGTGATGTGCCCGCTATGGGGTTCTCAGTACCGGTTGTTGCTGACGATGATTTGGAAGCAGCTAAGAATGCATCACGCGATCTCGCTGAGATGGTTTGGGAGATGCATGAAGAATTCGTAATGGACTTCCCTACCCCTCCTGAAGCGGTCTCCGAAGCCATTGATTATATCGAAGGTTCAACAGGTTCTACCGATCCTGTAGTGCTAGCTGATGTCGGCGATAATCCTGGCGGTGGAGGTACAGCCGACGGAACGGCAGTTCTTCGAGAGCTCATTGAACAGGGGGCGGACAATACAGGAGTAGCGATTATTCGTGATCCAGCGGTGGTCGAGTCATGTATTCAATCTGGTGTTGGAAAGAAAGTCACAGTAACGCTCGGTGGAAAGACGGATGATAGACACGGGGAACCAATCGTTGATCTTGACGGATATGTGAAGACAATCACAGATGGAAAGTTTTTGAACTATGGGCCGAAGTCAACCGGTGCAAAAAACGACATGGGTCGGACGGTTCTCCTCGAGTGTCAACAAAAGAATGATGTTCAAATAATTGTAACAGAAAAGCGTCTTCAGCCGGCTGACACTGAAATTTGGAGGCACGTCGGAACCCAGCCAGAGCGATTTGACATCCTTCTCGTGAAAAGTACTAACCACTTTCGAGCTGACTACGAACCACGTGCTAGCCGCGTTATTCCCGTCAACTCGCCGGGACTAGCTGCTATGGATCCCCGCCAATTCAATCATCGAAACCTTAAGCGCCAAATATATCCAATTTGTGAAGAAGATGAAATTCAATATCCTAATTGA
- a CDS encoding serine hydrolase, whose amino-acid sequence MLLDLVVATMRPAVPELDSRESLATYLGSYTDRIDEKVGVFLGYPKTASEFDIIYERRACERFASASVIKLVIQYALYADYDGDLEKLRTVRSPSRENCVGGSGVLNLFDDPTVTLEDLARAMIAISDNTATNELIDVLGWGRINDSADTLGMSQTALQRKMMVGLEETGLDSGDDVHRPDDRPVNVTSPRDCARFFADFVHRETLSCSAYDRMKVPLRNQNFTEMFPRYIPSEIELCHKTGFLPTAALDTGVLFADNPLVFSVFVDQTNRDSDGADIIAEIGDAVYTFLQ is encoded by the coding sequence ATGCTACTCGACCTTGTTGTCGCGACCATGCGACCCGCTGTTCCCGAACTCGATTCTCGAGAGTCGTTAGCTACGTATCTCGGTTCGTATACGGACAGGATAGATGAGAAAGTCGGCGTCTTCCTCGGATACCCGAAAACGGCGTCAGAATTCGATATCATCTACGAACGGCGAGCGTGCGAGCGTTTTGCTAGTGCCAGCGTCATCAAACTCGTGATCCAATACGCTCTATACGCCGACTACGACGGCGATCTCGAAAAACTCCGTACCGTGCGCTCACCGTCTCGAGAGAACTGTGTCGGCGGAAGCGGGGTCCTCAATCTCTTCGATGATCCAACGGTGACGCTTGAAGACTTGGCACGCGCAATGATCGCAATTAGTGATAATACTGCGACGAACGAGCTGATTGACGTGTTGGGGTGGGGCCGCATCAACGATTCGGCGGACACCCTCGGCATGTCTCAGACCGCTCTTCAGCGGAAGATGATGGTCGGACTCGAGGAGACGGGTCTGGATTCAGGCGATGATGTCCACCGTCCCGATGACCGTCCTGTTAACGTCACCTCGCCGCGCGATTGCGCTCGATTCTTCGCAGATTTCGTCCATCGAGAGACTCTTTCATGCTCCGCCTACGACCGTATGAAGGTGCCACTTCGAAATCAAAATTTCACAGAAATGTTCCCGCGATACATCCCTTCTGAAATCGAACTGTGCCACAAAACTGGGTTCCTTCCGACTGCAGCACTCGATACAGGTGTCCTGTTCGCGGACAACCCGCTCGTGTTTTCCGTGTTCGTCGATCAGACGAATCGAGACTCGGACGGCGCGGACATCATCGCAGAGATCGGTGATGCTGTGTATACCTTCCTTCAATGA
- a CDS encoding dipeptide epimerase — MTEIDTIEAKRLTRDLTTSFEISLGTQTSISNVVIKVELTDGTIGIGEAAPVSMVTHESQETVLAAIELARSLVTGMEIENTRGIHTVLKHHLETQHAARAGIEMAVFDALGKRWGCSLAALAGGANAPVVTDDTIGMVGPNTAQSQAAAAVESGFEDLKIKVGGDIEADIERVAAVREAAPDAEIIVDGNQGYYPKEAIQFADRTADFDIGLFEQPVDKDDRRGLKQVTDAVRIPVAADESVFTAEDAATIATMGAADVINVKIQKAGIVDALAITRIAAAHGLDLMIGMMLESSIGVRAGAHIVAGTGAISYVDLDGHFSIADPITSWEYQPAHDVQGPGLGLDVEYDAL, encoded by the coding sequence ATGACCGAAATAGACACAATAGAAGCGAAGCGACTAACGCGTGATTTAACAACTTCGTTCGAAATTTCGCTGGGCACACAGACCAGTATCTCGAACGTTGTAATCAAAGTCGAACTCACGGACGGTACCATTGGGATCGGCGAAGCTGCACCCGTATCCATGGTCACCCACGAATCCCAGGAGACCGTATTAGCGGCGATCGAACTCGCTCGCTCCCTCGTTACGGGAATGGAGATCGAAAACACTCGAGGAATTCACACTGTCTTGAAACATCACTTAGAGACTCAGCACGCCGCACGTGCCGGCATTGAAATGGCAGTTTTCGATGCACTTGGAAAACGGTGGGGCTGTTCGCTCGCAGCGCTAGCTGGCGGTGCTAACGCACCGGTAGTCACTGATGACACGATCGGAATGGTCGGGCCGAATACGGCCCAGTCACAGGCCGCAGCGGCTGTCGAATCCGGATTCGAGGACCTCAAAATCAAAGTAGGGGGCGACATAGAAGCGGACATCGAGCGCGTCGCAGCGGTTCGAGAGGCTGCACCCGACGCGGAAATCATCGTCGATGGCAACCAGGGATACTACCCAAAAGAGGCGATCCAGTTCGCGGATCGCACTGCCGACTTCGACATCGGTCTGTTCGAACAGCCGGTGGACAAGGACGACCGTCGTGGGTTAAAACAAGTAACGGACGCGGTACGAATCCCAGTCGCAGCAGACGAAAGTGTATTTACCGCCGAGGATGCAGCAACAATAGCGACGATGGGTGCAGCAGACGTCATTAACGTCAAAATCCAGAAAGCCGGTATCGTGGACGCACTTGCGATCACGAGAATTGCAGCGGCTCACGGCCTCGATCTGATGATCGGAATGATGCTCGAGTCATCGATCGGAGTTAGAGCAGGTGCACACATCGTTGCTGGCACGGGAGCGATATCGTACGTCGATCTCGATGGCCATTTTTCAATCGCCGACCCGATCACCTCTTGGGAGTATCAACCAGCACACGACGTTCAGGGTCCCGGTCTCGGTCTCGACGTCGAATATGATGCCCTTTGA
- a CDS encoding C40 family peptidase produces the protein MQTAGVAATVANLGGVAAAKSDSARQESNDPHPQQTLVNVSIDRCETEYAPDPRVAYYDVEATVSDDGDHVSLHGAVQNSYLEERAVAAARRASPASDSAPNLPEQAADAARDATGTTIDTTDLDVFDEIAEVRTVQTAIAPVRDDPDGDSGLLTEAVYGAQVTAFERESGWTRVRVPDGYLGWIRTDSLTDPIDGEFDAILREDIDASGDGPETVYAGTDCEVVSDTEDGTRVVTFRTGISTEVPAEKVVKPDSVPTTGTIIENAEYYLGTDTPYLWGGMTTEGIDCSGFVWMAYRIAGITLPRDSDQQQKIGKQVDRDDLREGDLLCFPGHIAISLGGDEFIHSSGSADGPTTNSFDPNADDYYEYLDESFQEARRIL, from the coding sequence TTGCAAACGGCAGGCGTCGCTGCCACCGTCGCGAATCTCGGCGGCGTTGCGGCTGCGAAGTCTGACTCAGCAAGGCAGGAAAGTAACGATCCGCACCCGCAACAAACACTCGTGAACGTCTCTATCGATCGATGCGAGACGGAGTATGCTCCCGATCCCCGCGTCGCGTACTACGACGTCGAAGCCACGGTGAGTGATGACGGCGACCACGTCTCGCTCCACGGTGCAGTACAGAATTCGTATCTCGAGGAACGGGCAGTTGCTGCCGCACGGCGCGCGAGCCCTGCATCCGACTCCGCTCCGAACCTTCCGGAACAGGCAGCTGACGCGGCCCGTGACGCGACTGGAACCACGATCGATACGACCGATCTCGACGTATTCGACGAAATTGCCGAGGTACGGACCGTCCAAACGGCTATCGCGCCGGTTCGGGACGATCCAGACGGTGATTCAGGCCTCCTCACTGAAGCAGTCTACGGAGCCCAGGTAACAGCGTTCGAACGCGAGTCCGGCTGGACGCGGGTTCGCGTCCCTGACGGCTATCTCGGATGGATTCGAACCGACAGCCTCACAGATCCGATCGATGGTGAGTTCGACGCGATTCTCCGCGAGGACATCGATGCGTCCGGCGATGGACCCGAGACGGTGTATGCGGGAACCGATTGTGAGGTCGTATCCGATACGGAAGACGGAACCCGCGTAGTGACGTTCCGTACTGGCATCTCTACGGAGGTTCCGGCAGAAAAGGTCGTGAAACCGGATTCAGTACCGACGACGGGGACTATCATCGAAAATGCCGAGTACTATCTCGGCACGGATACGCCATACCTGTGGGGTGGGATGACGACCGAGGGTATCGACTGTTCTGGCTTCGTGTGGATGGCGTACCGAATTGCTGGCATCACTCTCCCACGGGACAGCGACCAACAGCAGAAAATCGGTAAACAAGTTGATCGGGATGACCTCCGCGAGGGTGACCTCCTCTGTTTCCCCGGACATATCGCCATCAGCCTCGGCGGTGACGAATTCATCCATTCGTCGGGGAGTGCGGACGGACCCACGACGAACAGCTTCGACCCGAATGCGGATGACTACTACGAGTACCTGGACGAATCCTTCCAGGAGGCACGACGGATCCTCTAA
- a CDS encoding NAD(P)H-dependent amine dehydrogenase family protein, translating into MFHSTVSSIEESEPQLIEILEAGCDVISTCEELSYPQHSNHDAAKRIDEVAKENGVTCLSTGINPGFVMDALPVLLSTPVNRVDSIHVNRVQDAEQRRISLQQKIGAGLPVAEFDSQIATGAGHVGSRESVAMLADGVGWSLTEVSEAIEPVVADETVDSHVAVTPGDVAGVNQTVRGTTASGKEIVLDLQMYVGAENPRDEIRLQGSQDLTVTVDGGYHGDYSTSAIVTNLVDNVLGSGSGLRTMLDIPTPSHRDTYSE; encoded by the coding sequence GTGTTTCACTCAACGGTCTCGTCGATCGAGGAGTCCGAACCGCAGTTGATCGAGATTCTCGAAGCGGGATGTGACGTCATTTCGACGTGCGAAGAACTGAGCTATCCACAACACTCGAATCACGATGCTGCAAAGCGAATAGATGAAGTCGCAAAAGAAAACGGCGTTACGTGTCTCTCTACGGGAATCAATCCCGGTTTCGTGATGGATGCGTTGCCAGTACTCCTCTCAACGCCCGTTAATAGAGTGGATTCGATCCACGTGAACCGGGTTCAAGACGCCGAACAACGACGGATCTCGTTGCAGCAAAAAATCGGCGCCGGTCTCCCAGTAGCCGAGTTCGACAGCCAAATCGCAACCGGAGCCGGACACGTCGGATCACGCGAGTCGGTCGCCATGCTCGCTGATGGAGTTGGGTGGTCGCTAACCGAAGTGTCCGAGGCCATCGAACCCGTCGTCGCCGACGAAACGGTCGACTCCCACGTGGCTGTTACGCCGGGCGATGTTGCAGGCGTCAACCAGACCGTTCGAGGAACGACGGCTTCTGGAAAGGAGATCGTCCTTGACCTTCAGATGTACGTCGGTGCGGAGAATCCACGGGACGAAATCCGATTACAGGGCAGTCAGGATCTCACGGTCACCGTCGACGGTGGTTACCATGGTGATTACTCGACATCAGCGATAGTGACGAATCTCGTCGACAATGTACTCGGTAGCGGTTCCGGATTACGGACGATGTTGGACATACCCACCCCATCGCACCGCGATACGTACTCGGAGTGA
- a CDS encoding IclR family transcriptional regulator — MSNDTQILTTTETSITILEFIQNHGQVRVDDIADFLEVSRGTVYKHISTLMKHGFVVNKGDEYLLGGRLYDLGMHVRTHDKTYRLAGECVVTLANRSNEEADFAIEQNGRLVTLFDWVSGSTKPSSRREYYQYLHTTSIGKAILAKYSDERIRDEIDRWGLPQVTENTITSREELFRELETVRENGYAINNQESRSGKRAIGMAVEHPSGNVIGGFSICGPEYRISDLELHQDLSNVLTEGVEEFKRELETQNLP; from the coding sequence ATGTCCAACGACACCCAGATATTGACGACGACCGAAACCTCGATCACGATACTCGAATTCATTCAGAATCACGGTCAGGTCCGAGTAGACGATATCGCTGACTTCCTCGAGGTTTCGAGGGGGACAGTGTATAAACACATTTCTACGTTGATGAAGCACGGATTCGTCGTCAATAAGGGAGATGAGTATCTCCTCGGGGGTCGACTGTACGATCTCGGAATGCATGTGAGAACGCACGACAAAACCTACAGGCTAGCCGGCGAGTGCGTTGTAACGTTAGCGAACAGGTCCAACGAGGAAGCGGATTTCGCAATCGAACAAAACGGCCGCCTCGTAACGCTTTTCGACTGGGTAAGCGGTTCAACGAAACCGAGCAGCAGACGAGAGTACTACCAATACCTTCATACGACCTCCATCGGGAAAGCGATCCTCGCAAAGTATTCGGACGAGCGCATACGGGACGAAATCGATCGGTGGGGACTTCCACAGGTTACCGAGAATACGATCACCTCTCGAGAAGAACTGTTTCGGGAACTCGAGACCGTGCGAGAAAATGGGTATGCGATCAACAACCAAGAGTCCCGTTCGGGAAAACGGGCCATCGGAATGGCCGTGGAACATCCCTCGGGGAACGTCATCGGCGGGTTCAGTATCTGCGGGCCGGAGTATCGAATATCAGACTTGGAACTCCACCAGGACCTATCTAACGTTCTTACAGAAGGTGTCGAGGAGTTCAAACGAGAACTCGAAACGCAGAATCTCCCGTAA